A single Glycine soja cultivar W05 chromosome 14, ASM419377v2, whole genome shotgun sequence DNA region contains:
- the LOC114383070 gene encoding protein yippee-like, translating to MGRLFVTHLEGQIYTCKHCRTHLALYEDIVSKAFHSRHGRAYLFSKVVNVTTGENEDRQMATGMHTVADIFCVGCGSIVGWKYETAHEKSQKYKEGKSVIERYKVSGPDGNNNNNYWVGNEAHVGGSDADDA from the exons ATGGGGAGGCTGTTTGTGACCCATCTGGAGGGGCAGATCTATACCTGCAAACACTGCCGCACCCACCTCGCTCTCTATGAAGACATCGTTTCCAAg GCTTTCCACAGCAGACATGGGAGAGCTTATCTCTTCAGTAAGGT CGTGAATGTTACTACTGGAGAAAATGAGGACAGACAGATGGCCACTGGGATGCATACTGTGGCTGACATTTTCTGTGTGGGCTGTGGATCAATTGTGGGTTGGAAATAT GAGACTGCTCATGAAAAAAGCCAGAAGTACAAGGAAGGAAAATCTGTAATTGAACG GTACAAGGTGTCAGGTCCTGATggcaataacaataataattattggGTCGGCAATGAAGCACATGTTGGTGGAAGTGATGCAGATGATGCTTAG
- the LOC114385159 gene encoding mucin-17-like isoform X1, protein MNRSFRAVELQMQDAFNQRRHQLAALRSSSPRVMDRDDELALFLEMRNREKERNNLLLRAAEDFDAAAPLGSDPGNSPLFNVPPAASAPARKTGADDFLNSENDKNDYDWLLTPPGTPLFPSLEMETSKTVMSQLGAPTVRPTPLKARFANSPLEDTGRSNFVSKQPASSPGLTSSGGGIRRPSSAGNLSELTGRSNSVIKQRASSPGLTSSGGGIRRPSSSENLSEHSGRSNLVSKQSASSPGLTSSGGVTRRHSSSGNIGSRSTTPAGRSTLTTVSKSPRPSTPTAVSKSARPSTPTSQTTTPSMRTTVGSTKTSVSSAKPMVSAPKTSVSVTKTTTISAAKTTITSRSSTPLSRSTARSSTPTTKPTLPASRPTSRASTPARRPSTPPNVPTVSSPSVKTSSVSKSAPVISRQPVPSRGTSPTVKSRPWKPSEMPGFSLDAPPNLRTTLPERSLSTTRGRPGAPNLRSSSVEPASNGRPRRQSCSPSRGRSSNGISRPTGSSMPAVNRAYSKANDNVSPVVMGTKMVERVINMRKLAPPRLDDKNSFHNLSGKSSSSPDSSGFGRSLSKKSLDMAIRHMDIRRRAPGDLRPSLMTKIPASSMYSVRSGLQRSRTGSISGSPHATSSNASSEVSVNQNGLCLDNSEIDDDIVSVRSGQSSASVRGR, encoded by the exons ATGAATCGGAGCTTCAGAGCGGTGGAATTGCAAATGCAAGACGCGTTTAATCAGAGGCGGCACCAATTGGCGGCTCTCAGGTCCTCCTCTCCGCGCGTCATGGACAGGGACGACGAGCTCGCTTTGTTCCTTGAAATGCGGAACCGCGAGAAGGAGCGCAACAATCTCCTGCTCCGCGCAGCAGAGGATTTCGACGCTGCAGCACCATTAG GCTCTGATCCGGGAAATTCTCCCTTGTTTAACGTTCCGCCGGCTGCGTCGGCTCCGGCGAGGAAGACCGGTGCTGATGATTTTCTCAATTCGGAAAATGATAAGAATGACTATGACTG gcTTCTAACCCCACCTGGGACTCCCCTTTTCCCTTCTTTGGAGATGGAAACATCAAAAACTGTTATGAGCCAGCTTGGGGCTCCAACTGTCCGTCCCACACCATTAAAAGCTCGA TTTGCAAATTCTCCATTAGAAGATACTGGGAGGAGCAACTTCGTATCTAAACAACCAGCCTCCTCCCCTGGGTTGACCTCTTCAGGTGGTGGAATTAGGAGGCCCTCATCAGCCGGGAATCTGTCAGAACTTACTGGAAGGAGCAACTCAGTAATTAAACAACGAGCCTCCTCCCCTGGGTTGACCTCTTCAGGTGGTGGAATTAGGAGGCCCTCATCATCAGAGAATCTGTCAGAACATAGTGGAAGGAGCAATTTAGTATCTAAACAATCAGCCTCCTCCCCTGGGTTGACCTCTTCAGGTGGTGTAACTAGGAGGCACTCATCATCAGGGAATATTGGGTCACGATCTACAACTCCTGCTGGACGTTCTACATTGACCACAGTTTCAAAATCACCTAGACCTTCAACACCTACCGCAGTTTCAAAATCAGCCAGACCTTCAACACCTACTTCTCAGACAACCACACCTTCAATGAGGACAACCGTAGGTTCCACCAAGACCTCGGTTTCCTCAGCCAAGCCCATGGTTTCTGCTCCTAAGACTTCAGTTTCTGTCACTAAAACTACTACAATATCTGCAGCTAAAACAACAATTACATCTAGATCCTCTACACCTTTGTCAAGATCTACTGCAAGATCTTCTACACCGACAACCAAGCCTACCTTACCTGCATCCAGACCTACATCAAGGGCATCAACCCCAGCTCGCCGACCGTCAACACCACCTAATGTACCCACTGTATCTTCTCCTTCAGTTAAGACTTCTTCAGTCTCCAAGTCAGCTCCTGTGATATCAAGGCAGCCAGTACCATCCCGTGGCACTTCACCAACTGTGAAATCAAGACCATGGAAGCCATCGGAGATGCCTGGATTTTCACTTGATGCTCCACCCAATTTGAGGACAACGCTTCCAGAAAGGTCACTGTCAACAACTAGGGGGAGGCCTGGAGCACCTAATCTACGGTCCTCATCTGTTGAGCCTGCTTCTAATGGTAGACCAAGGCGGCAATCATGCTCTCCTTCAAGAGGACGTTCCTCCAATGGCATTTCTCGTCCAACTGGAAGCTCTATGCCAGCAGTTAATCGTGCATACTCCAAGGCAAATGACAATGTTAGTCCTGTTGTAATGGGCACCAAAATGGTTGAGAGGGTAATAAATATGCGAAAACTAGCTCCACCAAGGCTGGATGACAAGAACTCTTTCCATAATCTTTCTGGCAAGTCATCTTCATCTCCAGATAGCTCGGGTTTCGGAAGATCACTCTCAAAGAAATCCTTGGATATGGCTATTAGGCATATG GATATAAGGCGAAGGGCTCCAGGCGATTTACGGCCATCACTGATGACAAAAATTCCAGCTTCTTCAATGTATAGTGTGAGGTCTGGGCTTCAGCGTAGCCGAACTGGTAGTATCTCCGGCTCTCCTCATGCTACTAGCAGTAATGCTAGTTCTGAAGTGAGTGTAAACCAAAATGGTCTTTGTTTAGATAATAGTGAAATAGATGATGATATTGTCAGCGTGAGAAGTGGTCAATCTTCTGCCAGCGTGCGGGGTAGGTAA
- the LOC114385159 gene encoding mucin-17-like isoform X2, whose product METSKTVMSQLGAPTVRPTPLKARFANSPLEDTGRSNFVSKQPASSPGLTSSGGGIRRPSSAGNLSELTGRSNSVIKQRASSPGLTSSGGGIRRPSSSENLSEHSGRSNLVSKQSASSPGLTSSGGVTRRHSSSGNIGSRSTTPAGRSTLTTVSKSPRPSTPTAVSKSARPSTPTSQTTTPSMRTTVGSTKTSVSSAKPMVSAPKTSVSVTKTTTISAAKTTITSRSSTPLSRSTARSSTPTTKPTLPASRPTSRASTPARRPSTPPNVPTVSSPSVKTSSVSKSAPVISRQPVPSRGTSPTVKSRPWKPSEMPGFSLDAPPNLRTTLPERSLSTTRGRPGAPNLRSSSVEPASNGRPRRQSCSPSRGRSSNGISRPTGSSMPAVNRAYSKANDNVSPVVMGTKMVERVINMRKLAPPRLDDKNSFHNLSGKSSSSPDSSGFGRSLSKKSLDMAIRHMDIRRRAPGDLRPSLMTKIPASSMYSVRSGLQRSRTGSISGSPHATSSNASSEVSVNQNGLCLDNSEIDDDIVSVRSGQSSASVRGR is encoded by the exons ATGGAAACATCAAAAACTGTTATGAGCCAGCTTGGGGCTCCAACTGTCCGTCCCACACCATTAAAAGCTCGA TTTGCAAATTCTCCATTAGAAGATACTGGGAGGAGCAACTTCGTATCTAAACAACCAGCCTCCTCCCCTGGGTTGACCTCTTCAGGTGGTGGAATTAGGAGGCCCTCATCAGCCGGGAATCTGTCAGAACTTACTGGAAGGAGCAACTCAGTAATTAAACAACGAGCCTCCTCCCCTGGGTTGACCTCTTCAGGTGGTGGAATTAGGAGGCCCTCATCATCAGAGAATCTGTCAGAACATAGTGGAAGGAGCAATTTAGTATCTAAACAATCAGCCTCCTCCCCTGGGTTGACCTCTTCAGGTGGTGTAACTAGGAGGCACTCATCATCAGGGAATATTGGGTCACGATCTACAACTCCTGCTGGACGTTCTACATTGACCACAGTTTCAAAATCACCTAGACCTTCAACACCTACCGCAGTTTCAAAATCAGCCAGACCTTCAACACCTACTTCTCAGACAACCACACCTTCAATGAGGACAACCGTAGGTTCCACCAAGACCTCGGTTTCCTCAGCCAAGCCCATGGTTTCTGCTCCTAAGACTTCAGTTTCTGTCACTAAAACTACTACAATATCTGCAGCTAAAACAACAATTACATCTAGATCCTCTACACCTTTGTCAAGATCTACTGCAAGATCTTCTACACCGACAACCAAGCCTACCTTACCTGCATCCAGACCTACATCAAGGGCATCAACCCCAGCTCGCCGACCGTCAACACCACCTAATGTACCCACTGTATCTTCTCCTTCAGTTAAGACTTCTTCAGTCTCCAAGTCAGCTCCTGTGATATCAAGGCAGCCAGTACCATCCCGTGGCACTTCACCAACTGTGAAATCAAGACCATGGAAGCCATCGGAGATGCCTGGATTTTCACTTGATGCTCCACCCAATTTGAGGACAACGCTTCCAGAAAGGTCACTGTCAACAACTAGGGGGAGGCCTGGAGCACCTAATCTACGGTCCTCATCTGTTGAGCCTGCTTCTAATGGTAGACCAAGGCGGCAATCATGCTCTCCTTCAAGAGGACGTTCCTCCAATGGCATTTCTCGTCCAACTGGAAGCTCTATGCCAGCAGTTAATCGTGCATACTCCAAGGCAAATGACAATGTTAGTCCTGTTGTAATGGGCACCAAAATGGTTGAGAGGGTAATAAATATGCGAAAACTAGCTCCACCAAGGCTGGATGACAAGAACTCTTTCCATAATCTTTCTGGCAAGTCATCTTCATCTCCAGATAGCTCGGGTTTCGGAAGATCACTCTCAAAGAAATCCTTGGATATGGCTATTAGGCATATG GATATAAGGCGAAGGGCTCCAGGCGATTTACGGCCATCACTGATGACAAAAATTCCAGCTTCTTCAATGTATAGTGTGAGGTCTGGGCTTCAGCGTAGCCGAACTGGTAGTATCTCCGGCTCTCCTCATGCTACTAGCAGTAATGCTAGTTCTGAAGTGAGTGTAAACCAAAATGGTCTTTGTTTAGATAATAGTGAAATAGATGATGATATTGTCAGCGTGAGAAGTGGTCAATCTTCTGCCAGCGTGCGGGGTAGGTAA
- the LOC114384801 gene encoding pleckstrin homology domain-containing protein 1-like: protein MASLWRAATGMTDNATDYDGVEFWSNPERTGWLTKQGEYIKTWRRRWFVLKQGKLFWFKDSAVTRASRPRGVVPVATCLTVKGAEDILNKPNAFELSTRSDTMYFIADSEKEKEDWINSIGRSIVQHSRSVTDSEIIDYDNNSSKR from the coding sequence ATGGCGAGCCTGTGGCGCGCGGCAACCGGCATGACGGACAACGCCACCGATTACGACGGCGTCGAGTTCTGGTCGAACCCCGAGCGGACCGGCTGGCTCACCAAGCAGGGCGAGTACATCAAGACCTGGCGCCGCCGCTGGTTCGTCCTCAAGCAAGGCAAGCTCTTCTGGTTCAAGGACTCCGCCGTCACGCGTGCGTCTCGTCCACGCGGCGTGGTCCCCGTCGCCACGTGCCTCACCGTCAAAGGCGCCGAAGACATCCTCAACAAGCCCAACGCCTTCGAGCTCTCCACGCGCTCCGACACCATGTACTTCATCGCCGACTCcgagaaggagaaggaggatTGGATCAACTCTATCGGCCGCTCCATCGTCCAGCACTCCAGATCCGTCACCGATTCCGAGATCATCGATTACGATAACAACTCC